The Flavivirga eckloniae genomic interval ATGAAGAATTAATTTCCTCAATCAGTAATATAAACGCATCGCTTTTTAAAACACTTTTCAGTAAAGGTTTTAAGGCCTTCTGGCAACAATTAAATGGTAACTTCCTACTAGCACTGGCATCTGGCATTATAGTAAGTTTTGTTTCTTTTATGAGGCTAGCTAAGTATTTATTAGAAAATCACCCTATTTTAATTTGGTCGTTCTTTTTTGGGCTCATAGTAGCCAGTATATATTTTGTTGGAAAACAGATCACCAAATGGAGCATACCAATAATCCTGGCTTTAATTATAGGAGCCAGTATAGCGTTTTACATTACAAGACTTCCTGCTTTAGCATCGAACGAAAGCTCAATGTTTTTGTTTTTAGCAGGTTCTATTGCTATTTGCGCCATGATATTACCTGGTATTTCAGGATCTTTTATATTAATAATACTAGGCGCCTATAAAACTCTCAGTAATGCCATTCACGATGTAGATATAAAAAAGATCGCAATCTTTGCCAGTGGTGCCGTAATTGGTCTTCTTAGTTTTAGTCATGTTTTAAAGTGGCTTTTCAAACACTATCACAATATTACACTAGCATTACTTACCGGTTTTATTTTTGGATCACTGAACAAAGTATGGCCTTGGAAAAAAACCTTAACATGGCACACAAATTCCAAAGGCATAAAAACGCCTGTTTTACAAGAAAGCATTTCTCCTTTTTCTTTCGATGGCGAAAATCAACTTATGTTTTCCATAATTTTAATGATTGTTGGTTTTTTAACTATTTTTATTCTAGAAAAAATAGGTTCAAAAAAACAATAAATGGAGAGTACCAGAACACTTGCCGATAAAATTTTTCTTATTCTAAAAGGATTGGGCATGGGAGCAGCTAATAAAGTTCCCGGTGTATCTGGCGGTGTTGTTGCTTTTGTGGCTGGCTTTTACGAAGAATTTATATACTCTCTTAAAAAAGTAAACAGTAAAGCATTTAAACTATTTATAAACGGCCGGTTTAAAAGCTTTTTCAATTACATAAACGGTCGGTTTTTAGGCCTTCTCTTTTTAGGGATGGTTATTAGCTATTTTAGTATTTCTAAAGTTTTAGATTATTTAATAAAGCACTACGAGCTTTATGTTTGGAGTGTTTTCTTCGGAATGATTGTCGGCTCCATTTATTACATCAATAAAGATTTTAAAGATTGGAATTATAAAACCTACACATCCTTAGCCATTGGAATCATAGTAGGTTTAGGCATTAGCTTTTTTAACCCAGCAAAGGAAAACGATAATCTTTGGTTTGTATTCTTTTGCGGCATCATAAGCGTATCTGGCATGACACTTCCTGGGTTTTCCGGGTCTTTTATACTTATACTCCTTGGTAATTACGTATTACTACTGGTAGATTCGGTAAATGCGCTTTACGACACTTTTTATGAAATTCTAGGAGGAAATTTCACCTTTGTTAATAATACAGAACGCATAAGAATGCTTAAAGTATTAGTCGTATTTACCTTAGGGTCTATAACCGGTTTGGTTACTTTTTCGCATGCCTTAAGCTATATTTTAAAGCACTACAAGAGTATAACATTATCTGCCATTATAGGCTTTATTATTGGGTCGTTAGGGGTTGTATGGCCATGGAAAGAAACAACATATAAAAAAGCTACAGATGGCAGCTATGTATTAGATTCTACAGGCCAAAAAATAATAGAAAATTACGAGCGCTTCATACCAGAACTAAATACTGAAACTTATTACGCCATAGCATTCACGTTTTTAGGAATTATTATTGTATTGGCTTTAGAATGGTATGGACAAAAAACTAGAAAAAATAAATGAACAAATTAGGATTATTAGGCAAGGATATCTCATACTCGTTTTCGAGAACATATTTTAAAAAGAAATTCGAAAACGAAAACATAACAAATACAACCTACGAAAACTTCGATATAAAAAGCATCGATTTATTTCCTTCCATAATAAAAAACACATCAGACTTAAAAGGTTTAAACGTAACAATTCCGTACAAAGAAGTTGTTATGCCATACCTTGACAAAGTAAACAAAAAAGCAAAGGCTATTGGCGCAGTAAACACAATTAAAGTTACTAAAAAAGGGAAACTGGTAGGATACAATACAGACTGTTACGGGTTTAAAAAATCCATTGAACCTTTTTTAAAACCACACCACAAAAGCGCTTTAATTTTAGGTACAGGAGGTGCCAGTAAAGCCATAGCATATACCTTAAAAAAATTAGGCATTACGTATCAATACGTATCAAGAAAACAATCTGAAGGTATTGGTTTTACCTACGATTTGTTAACAGAAGATGCCATAAAACAACATCAAATAATTATAAATTGCACACCGCTGGGAACATTTCCTAATGTAGACGATTGCCCTGATATCCCATATCAAGCCATATCCAACCAACACATTTTATTCGACCTAATATATAATCCAGAAGAAACTAAATTCCTAAAATCTGGCAAATCGAACGGTGCTATAACAATTAATGGGTTAAATATGTTAAAATTACAAGCCGAAAAAGCTTGGTCTATATGGAATTTATAGATAAAATGCGTTTGTAATAGTTAAAACCCCTTCTTAATCTTTGTAAATACTAGACTTGTTAGTATCTTTAAAGTCGAAAGTATTTGATGAACCTTAACATTTTTCAAAATGTCTGATATTAACAAACTTCAAGAAGTAGGGGAAAGTAACGAAGATAAAACCGTAAGTCAATCTAAAAACGACTCAACGAATGACACTTCACAAGAAATAGATAACACTCAAAAAGCAGATACTGCCAATCCTGAGGAAACGATTAATGTAACTAATGAAGTTGTTGAAGAAGCCCCAAGTGAAAGTGATGAAACGCCTAATGCAAGCGAAGATGTTGGGACAGATGAAAAAACTGAAGCTTCAGTAACAGAAGAAAGTAACACTGAGGTTACAGATCAAACCGATGAAAGCTCAGCGCCTGAGGTTGAAACCCAAAAAGTAGAAACTGCTGCCACTCCAGAGGAAGTAGATAACACTTCCACCGAACCGACTAATGAAGCTCCGGATGAAGCCATTGAAAAGCCAGATACAAATGAAAATGTTGAGGCAGAGAAAAAGGATGAAACTTCTGAGGCAAAAGAAAATGATGAAGTTATTAATGAAATAGAAGAGTCTAACGCCGAAGACGCCGAAGACGAAGGTAACAAAGAGCGACACACTATAGAGGTTAAAGAGTACGATGGCATGTCGTTAGAAGCTTTAGCTATTGAGTTAGAGAAGCTTATAAAAAACGAAAAAGTACAAGCTATAAAATCTCATGTAGATAAGATAAATAATGTATTTAAAAGCAAGTTTCAAGCTCTTATAGACGAAAAAAAGGAAGAATTTTTAAATGATGGCGGCAACGAAATCGATTTCTACTACTCTTCCCCTATTCAAAAAAGGTATAAGGAAGCTTACAGAGGCTATAGAAAAAAGCTAAACGAGCATTACCAAAGTTTAGAAAAAAACCTAAAGCAAAACTTAGTTGATAAACTCGCGATTATTGAAGAATTAAAAGGCTTAATTAATCTCGAAGAGAACATAAATACCACGTACAAACACTTTAAAGAATTACAAGAACGTTGGCGTGCAACAGGACCTATTCCAAGAGACAAGTACAATAATGCCTGGAATAGTTACCACCACCATGTAGAGATATTTTACGATTTCTTACACCTAAACAGAGACTTACGCGATTTAGATTTCAAACATAACTTAGAAAAGAAGTTAATGATTATTAATCGTGCTGAAGAATTGGCTCAGGATGATAATGTAATGCGTGCTTTTAGAGAGCTGCAAGAGTTACATAAAATGTGGAAGGAAGAACTTGGACCTGTAGCTAGAGAGCACAGAGAAGAGATTTGGGAACGCTTTAAAGCTGCCACAAAAATTATTAACGATAAACGACAGGTTTACTACCAAGAAATAGATAAGGTCTACGAAAAAAATCTTGAAACTAAGCTTGAGATTATAGCTGGTATTGATGCTATTAACACACAAGAAAGCAAATCGCACAGTGCTTGGCAAAAGAAAATCAAAGAAGTTGAAGAACTACGTAATGCGTTTTTTAATGCTGGAAAAGTTCCTATAAAAGTAAACGAAAGTACATGGGCTAAATTTAAAGAGTCTGTACGTCATTTTAACAGACAAAAAAATGCGTTTTACAAAGGACTTAAAAAAGAACAGTACAAAAATCTACAGCTCAAATTAGATTTAATTAAAATAGCCGAAGATAACAAGGACAGTGAAGATTTTGAAACTATCACGCCTTTAATGAAGAAAATCCAAAGTGATTGGAAAAAAATCGGCCACGTCCCTAGAAAAGACAGTGATAAAATCTGGAAGCAATTTAAAGCAGCATGTAACTATTATTTTGATAAACTACATACCAAAAGAAATGCTGCAAGTCAAGAAAATATTGATGCCTTTAATAAAAAGAATGAGTTCTTAAATACCCTAAAAGATTTAGAATTATCAGGGTCTAAGGATGAAAATCTGGCAGCTATAAAAGAACAAATCGCAAAGTGGAGAAACATTGGAAAAGTACCTAACGACAAACGCTATATAGAAGGTAAGTTTCAAAAAGCGATTGATGGCTTGTTTGCTAGCTTAGAAATGGATAAGAACGAGGTTGAAATGATTAAGTTTGAAAACAAGCTGGATAATATCAACGAGTCTGATGTCGATCACAGAAATTTAGACAATGAACACTCCTTTATTCGTAAGAAAATAGACGAGGTAAAAAGTCAAATCAACCAGTTGGAAAACAATTTACAGTTTTTCACCAATGTTAATGACGACAACCCGCTTGTAAAGGAAGTGCATCAAAACATTAAAACTCATAAAGAAGCTCTTAAGCTTTGGGAAACCAAGCTTAAAAAAATTAAAGGGTTTTATTAATCTAGAATGCATTATAGCGTACTAAACTAGAACCATTTAGAACAGAAATTATAACTCACGATTTTGCCTAAGATCGTGAGTATCATTTACATTTTCAGATTCGAATCGATCGTAAACCTATTAAAAAACCTTCTTCATTTATCTTATTTGAAGAATATTCACTGCATACTTTTCTTTTAATTATAATGCTAGGTAATAGTAATCGGAACAATTATTGTAGTAAGCTTCATGTTCAAATCTTAAAAAATGAAAAGACTACTATTGTTAACATTGGTTCTATGCTTTGGAAATACCTTTTATGGGCAAAGTATTTATTACAAAGGAAGTAAGATTGGTAAAATTGAAAACGATGGAGATGTTTATGTAAATGGCTCCCGTGAAGGTGAGTTCGAGTCTGATGGGGATGTTTATATAGGAGGTTGTAAAATCGGTAAGATTGAAAGTGATGGTGACGTATACAAAAAAGGGGCAAAAATTGGTAAAATTGAATCTGATGGCGATGTATACATGAAAGGTTCAAAGATAGGTAAAGTTGAAAATGATGGAGATGTTTATTATAAAGGAAGTAAAATTGGTAAATGCGAAGATGGTAATCGTAAATGGACCGCAGGATTCTTCTTTTTCTTTTTCAAGGATGCTTATTAGATATATGTGAGATATTACATCAAACCTTAAAGCTTCTTAGCCTCCTCCCAAAATACATCCATTTCTGCTAAAGACATATCTTTTAAAGGCTTATTAATGGCCGTAGCCTTTTCTTCTAAGTATTGAAATCGTTTTGAGAACTTTTTATTGGTTCGTTCTAAAGCGTTTTCTGGGTTTATATTTAAAAATCTAGCATAGTTTACCATAGAAAACATAACATCTCCAAATTCGCTTTCTATAGCGTCTTGATTACCAGATTGTACCTCTGCTTTAAATTCGGCCAACTCCTCCTCTACTTTTTCCCAAACTTGATTAGGCTCTTCCCAATCGAAACCAACTCCGGCTACCTTTTCCTGAATTCTATTAGCTTTTACTAATGCAGGTAAACTTTTGGGCACACCTTCTAAAACACTTTTTTTACCTTCTTTTAGCTTTAAATTTTCCCAATTTCGTTTAACATCTTCCTCGTTCTCAACTTTTACATCGCCATAAATATGCGGGTGTCTGTTAATTAGTTTTTCGCAAATACTATTGCAAACATCGGCAATATCAAAATCGTTAGTTTCACTTCCTATTTTTGAATAAAAAACAATGTGCAACAACACATCCCCCAACTCTTTTTTTATTTCATCCAGATCGTTATCCAAGATAGCATCTCCTAACTCATAAGTTTCTTCAATAGTCAAATGACGAAGCGTTTCCATGGTTTGTTTTTTATCCCATGGGCATTGCTCACGAAGTTCATCCATTATGGTTAACAGTCTATCGAAGGCTTTAAGTTGGTCTTGTCTGGAATTCATTTTAGAAATTTTTGTAAAAATACAATTTTGACAGCCTTAAATTGATAATAATTTATTCAAAAGCAATTAACAAATAATTTGTCCCCAAAAATTTAGTAGGAGCATTAAATACATTGTTTGATGTTGTAAGAAAAATACATTAACTTCGTTTAACAACCGATAAAGGTCATTAAAAACGACTTATATTTTTGCATCATGGGGAATTAAAAATGGAAGAAGATATTGAAAAAGTATTAGAAGAGAATAAGCTTTTAAAGAGTAAGCTCAAAGATTATGAAACTCTTGAGGAGGAGTTGATGGCTAAAAGAGTATTTGAAAAAGCTAAAAAAAACTTGTTCAATGGTACACAATTGGAGGAATAACCTTGTTTGTGATAGGGCTATTTGGAATTAAATCAGTTATTGACTATTCAAAAGAAATTGCTCAAAAGAGACTTAACGAAATTACAGAAGAACAGCTAAATCAGCTTTTACGGAATGAAACAGAAAACCAAGTAGCCACTCTTTTAAACTCAAAACAATCGATAATTGAAAGCCAATTAGAGGTATATACTAGACAGAAAATTTCCGAAATTAATATCTCAACATCCCCAATTTCTGGATCAAGAAATACAATTTTAGACACTACAGTTGTTAGCGATATAAAAAGTAATGTTGATCATTCTAGCGATTATGGAATTGTTAAAGATCAAGGTTCAGAAGGTTCAACAGTAGCATTTGCGGTTACATCAGCCATAGAATTTTTATACTTAAAAAAGCAATCACTTAAGATAGATTTGAGTCCTAGATACTTATACAATAATATTAATAATGGACAGGATTATGGTGCTACTTTCGTTGATGCTTTTAATTTTTCTATAAAAACGGGAATTATAGAAAGTAGGTTTTGGGAATATAAGCCAGGGGAATATAAGCTAAAACCTCCCTCAGAGTCAAAAGATAAAAGACATTTTAAAATAAAATATTTCAGAAGAACTTCTAGTTCTATAGAAGAAACCAAGAATCTTCTAAATATAAATAAGGCTATTGTGTCAGGTTTGATTATTTATCAATCAAATTACAATAATAAGAATGGACTAATGACTTACCCGAAAGTTGATGAACAACCTATGGGTGGACATGCTATTTGCTTGGTAGGATATGATGATAATAAACAACTTATCAAGTTTAAAAATTCATGGGGTAAAAATTGGGGTGATAATGGATATGGATATATAAGTTATGCAGATTTTGAAAAACTAGTAAAAGAATCATACTTAATCGAAATATAAAATCACTGGCAGCCTTACTTCTAATAAAAAAGCAAAATAACACTCGTTTAAACAAGCCACTAGCCAAGAGTTTAGACTGAGAATAAAAAAGACCTGTCAGGTTTTAAAAACCTGACAGGTCTCTACAAAAACTTAAACCTTAATTAAGCGTTTTGTTTCTTAATCAAATTCAATGCAGAACCTTCTTTAAACCATTCTATCTGAGAATCGTTGTACGTATGGTTCAATTTAATTTCATTTTTACTACCGTCTGCATGTACAACTTCTAATGTTAGTTGCTTGCCGGGAGCAAATGCATTTAAATCTAGGAAGTTAAAGGTATCGTCTTCTTGAATTAAGTCGTAATCTGTCTCATTAGCAAATGTTAACCCTAACATCCCTTGCTTTTTAAGGTTTGTTTCATGAATTCGGGCAAACGACTTTACGATTACAGCTGCTACACCCAAGTGCCTTGGTTGCATGGCGGCGTGCTCGCGAGAAGATCCTTCTCCATAGTTATGATCACCAACAACAATCGTTTTTATGCCTTCCTTTTTATATGCTCTTTGCACATCTGGTACGCCTCCGTAATCGCCTGTCAATTGGTTTTTAACAAAGTTTGTTTTTTGGTTAAAGGCATTTACTGCTCCAATCAACGTATTGTTAGCTATATTATCTAAATGACCACGGAAACGTAACCAAGGTCCCGCCATAGAAATATGGTCTGTAGTACACTTACCAAATGCTTTAATTAATAGTTTAGCACCAGTAATAGTATCTCCAAGAGGTACAAAAGGTGTTAATAATTGTAAGCGCTCCGAATCGTCTTTTACAACCACATTAACTCCGCTACCATCTTCAACTGGTTCTAAATAGCCATTATCTTTTACATCAAAACCTTTTGGAGGTAATTCCCATCCTGTTGGTTCATCTAACATCACCTCTTCTCCATTTTCGTTGATAAGCTTATCTGTTAATGGATTAAAATCCAAACGTCCAGCAATAGCTATCGCGGCTGTTAATTCAGGTGAAGCAACAAATGCATGTGTATTTGGATTACCATCCGCACGTTTAGCAAAGTTTCTGTTAAACGAATGCACTATGCTGTTTTTAGGTGCATTTTTTGGATCGCTATATCTAGCCCATTGCCCTATACA includes:
- a CDS encoding shikimate dehydrogenase family protein: MNKLGLLGKDISYSFSRTYFKKKFENENITNTTYENFDIKSIDLFPSIIKNTSDLKGLNVTIPYKEVVMPYLDKVNKKAKAIGAVNTIKVTKKGKLVGYNTDCYGFKKSIEPFLKPHHKSALILGTGGASKAIAYTLKKLGITYQYVSRKQSEGIGFTYDLLTEDAIKQHQIIINCTPLGTFPNVDDCPDIPYQAISNQHILFDLIYNPEETKFLKSGKSNGAITINGLNMLKLQAEKAWSIWNL
- the mazG gene encoding nucleoside triphosphate pyrophosphohydrolase, yielding MNSRQDQLKAFDRLLTIMDELREQCPWDKKQTMETLRHLTIEETYELGDAILDNDLDEIKKELGDVLLHIVFYSKIGSETNDFDIADVCNSICEKLINRHPHIYGDVKVENEEDVKRNWENLKLKEGKKSVLEGVPKSLPALVKANRIQEKVAGVGFDWEEPNQVWEKVEEELAEFKAEVQSGNQDAIESEFGDVMFSMVNYARFLNINPENALERTNKKFSKRFQYLEEKATAINKPLKDMSLAEMDVFWEEAKKL
- a CDS encoding DUF349 domain-containing protein — translated: MSDINKLQEVGESNEDKTVSQSKNDSTNDTSQEIDNTQKADTANPEETINVTNEVVEEAPSESDETPNASEDVGTDEKTEASVTEESNTEVTDQTDESSAPEVETQKVETAATPEEVDNTSTEPTNEAPDEAIEKPDTNENVEAEKKDETSEAKENDEVINEIEESNAEDAEDEGNKERHTIEVKEYDGMSLEALAIELEKLIKNEKVQAIKSHVDKINNVFKSKFQALIDEKKEEFLNDGGNEIDFYYSSPIQKRYKEAYRGYRKKLNEHYQSLEKNLKQNLVDKLAIIEELKGLINLEENINTTYKHFKELQERWRATGPIPRDKYNNAWNSYHHHVEIFYDFLHLNRDLRDLDFKHNLEKKLMIINRAEELAQDDNVMRAFRELQELHKMWKEELGPVAREHREEIWERFKAATKIINDKRQVYYQEIDKVYEKNLETKLEIIAGIDAINTQESKSHSAWQKKIKEVEELRNAFFNAGKVPIKVNESTWAKFKESVRHFNRQKNAFYKGLKKEQYKNLQLKLDLIKIAEDNKDSEDFETITPLMKKIQSDWKKIGHVPRKDSDKIWKQFKAACNYYFDKLHTKRNAASQENIDAFNKKNEFLNTLKDLELSGSKDENLAAIKEQIAKWRNIGKVPNDKRYIEGKFQKAIDGLFASLEMDKNEVEMIKFENKLDNINESDVDHRNLDNEHSFIRKKIDEVKSQINQLENNLQFFTNVNDDNPLVKEVHQNIKTHKEALKLWETKLKKIKGFY
- a CDS encoding DUF368 domain-containing protein is translated as MESTRTLADKIFLILKGLGMGAANKVPGVSGGVVAFVAGFYEEFIYSLKKVNSKAFKLFINGRFKSFFNYINGRFLGLLFLGMVISYFSISKVLDYLIKHYELYVWSVFFGMIVGSIYYINKDFKDWNYKTYTSLAIGIIVGLGISFFNPAKENDNLWFVFFCGIISVSGMTLPGFSGSFILILLGNYVLLLVDSVNALYDTFYEILGGNFTFVNNTERIRMLKVLVVFTLGSITGLVTFSHALSYILKHYKSITLSAIIGFIIGSLGVVWPWKETTYKKATDGSYVLDSTGQKIIENYERFIPELNTETYYAIAFTFLGIIIVLALEWYGQKTRKNK
- a CDS encoding C1 family peptidase, producing MIGLFGIKSVIDYSKEIAQKRLNEITEEQLNQLLRNETENQVATLLNSKQSIIESQLEVYTRQKISEINISTSPISGSRNTILDTTVVSDIKSNVDHSSDYGIVKDQGSEGSTVAFAVTSAIEFLYLKKQSLKIDLSPRYLYNNINNGQDYGATFVDAFNFSIKTGIIESRFWEYKPGEYKLKPPSESKDKRHFKIKYFRRTSSSIEETKNLLNINKAIVSGLIIYQSNYNNKNGLMTYPKVDEQPMGGHAICLVGYDDNKQLIKFKNSWGKNWGDNGYGYISYADFEKLVKESYLIEI
- a CDS encoding DUF368 domain-containing protein yields the protein MQRRLIDYFVISLKGLAMGAADAVPGVSGGTIAFISGIYEELISSISNINASLFKTLFSKGFKAFWQQLNGNFLLALASGIIVSFVSFMRLAKYLLENHPILIWSFFFGLIVASIYFVGKQITKWSIPIILALIIGASIAFYITRLPALASNESSMFLFLAGSIAICAMILPGISGSFILIILGAYKTLSNAIHDVDIKKIAIFASGAVIGLLSFSHVLKWLFKHYHNITLALLTGFIFGSLNKVWPWKKTLTWHTNSKGIKTPVLQESISPFSFDGENQLMFSIILMIVGFLTIFILEKIGSKKQ
- a CDS encoding polymer-forming cytoskeletal protein, with the translated sequence MKRLLLLTLVLCFGNTFYGQSIYYKGSKIGKIENDGDVYVNGSREGEFESDGDVYIGGCKIGKIESDGDVYKKGAKIGKIESDGDVYMKGSKIGKVENDGDVYYKGSKIGKCEDGNRKWTAGFFFFFFKDAY